From Halichondria panicea chromosome 12, odHalPani1.1, whole genome shotgun sequence, a single genomic window includes:
- the LOC135344991 gene encoding translocon-associated protein subunit alpha-like gives MLRLSLRLWHLCLLGLFLTPLLHVSGPGLAAAQDDVIGEEDEDIEVEDDDEETVSVPEGGTLEPDEGEDNSAMVEEEEEEEEEEEEVGVHPDADTTYIFVGKESTEFFAGEKIHAMLGFTNKGQSNVDLIVTSIDGSFRYPQDFSYTIQNFSLINYDTYVKPETEVTFDYFFAPSESFYARSFGLQINIMYKDPEGVVYRTAVYNDTVNIIELEEGFDGATFFMYVFMVSGISLLMFIVHYVYTTVIRRPRSTVKRRVETGTQGKDDIDYQWLPEGSIPGSPKKSPRTSPRKTRSSTKK, from the exons ATGCTGAGGCTGTCATTACGCTTGTGGCATCTGTGCCTACTTGGATTGTTTCTAACACCTCTATTACATGTGTCTG GTCCTGGTTTGGCGGCTGCCCAGGATGATGTGATTGGTGAGGAAGATGAAGATATTGAGGTGGAGGATGACGATGAAGAAACTGTCTCTGTCCCAGAAGGGGGCACATTAGAGCCTGATGAGGGAGAG GATAACAGTGCAAtggtggaggaggaggaggaggaggaagaggaggaggaggaggtcGGAGTCCACCCTGATGCTGACACCACCTACATCTTTGTTGGCAAAGAAAGCACAG AGTTCTTTGCTGGAGAGAAGATTCATGCAATGCTTGGGTTCACCAACAAGGGGCAGTCTAACGTTGACTTAATTGTCACCTCCATTGATGGCTCATTCAG GTATCCTCAGGATTTCAGTTACACCATTCAGAAT TTCTCCTTGATCAATTACGACACGTATGTGAAGCCTGAGACCGAG GTAACTTTTGACTACTTCTTTGCTCCGAGTGAGTCATTCTATGCTCGCAGTTTTGGACTACAGATCAACATCATGTACAAAGATCCA GAGGGTGTTGTGTACCGCACTGCTGTGTACAACGACACAGTCAACATCATCGAGTTGGAGGAAGGTTTTGATGGTGCGACGTTCTTCATGTACGTGTTCATGGTGTCTGGGATCTCCTTGCTTATGTTCATAGTACACTATGTCTACACTACAGTCATCAGGAGACCTAGG tcgacTGTAAAGAGGAGAGTTGAAACGGGTACTCAAGGCAAAGATGACATTGACTACCAGTGGCTGCCAGAGGGCTCTATCCCTGGCTCCCCCA AAAAAAGCCCTAGAACCTCTCCCAGGAAGACAAGAAGCAGCACCAAAAAATAG
- the LOC135344984 gene encoding uncharacterized protein LOC135344984: MAVFLGVIAVLCSILLPPVYSSEDLLPFEPIQYVKGQLPDSVSTPFTNLIGDATPTQAAEFITKAKVLLKSHLGNSGTSAILIKGERVMVQRRASGLQWDSKIKLPYSNTISLISSLLPILLEGYKGTAIKDPIEKVLRGKDLTHPLVAGRESLSFMDILNKLPSVGKNIDLDSSSLLSSLLANGELSIHFVNAILDNAAHEAWMDALMAIGSADIQLDSNGQLIMDLNSLLQFALTIAHDLKNIGAAVRKERIPLDNGKYLFGWWFNCPKDSSSSCLIPSAPTDTIFSLSPDLRLYVTPSLELTLMILGPGAISTSKGKTLESIADILIEDTEIWRQLVSSVAEDKSTSEAEAHQSPEANTKTVPESPNENIETVEEKIDTGDEDLIVLIHWVWPILVFLFWVTFSHLWVYWILHIFWIFLTSVSKRAYSPRPKTAAESKN; encoded by the coding sequence ATGGCTGTATTTCTGGGTGTGATTGCTGTCCTTTGCTCCATTCTACTACCACCTGTCTACTCCTCTGAAGACCTCTTACCATTTGAGCCGATTCAATATGTCAAAGGCCAACTACCGGACTCTGTGTCGACCCCGTTCACCAACCTTATAGGAGATGCAACACCCACACAAGCAGCAGAATTCATCACCAAGGCGAAAGTACTGCTAAAGTCACATCTGGGGAATTCTGGGACAAGTGCTATATTAATTAAAGGAGAGAGGGTGATGGTGCAACGACGAGCAAGTGGATTGCAATGGGACTCTAAAATCAAGCTTCCATACTCCAATACTATTTCACTAATTAGTTCACTGCTCCCGATTTTGTTGGAGGGCTACAAAGGAACTGCAATTAAAGACCCAATCGAGAAAGTACTACGTGGAAAGGATCTTACCCATCCTCTAGTAGCTGGTCGCGAATCACTGAGCTTCATGGACATTTTGAACAAATTACCTTCAGTTGGAAAAAATATTGACCTTGATTCGTCTTCTCTTCTTAGCAGTCTGTTGGCCAATGGTGAGCTGTCGATCCATTTCGTTAATGCAATCCTCGACAATGCTGCTCATGAAGCTTGGATGGATGCCTTGATGGCGATTGGAAGTGCCGACATCCAACTTGATAGCAATGGGCAGTTAATCATGGATCTTAATAGCCTGTTGCAGTTCGCCCTAACCATCGCTCATGACCTGAAAAACATTGGAGCAGCAGTGAGGAAAGAAAGGATCCCTCTTGACAATGGCAAGTACTTGTTTGGTTGGTGGTTCAACTGTCCAAAAGactctagctctagctgtctCATTCCCAGTGCCCCAACAGATACCATTTTCTCATTAAGCCCTGATCTTCGTTTGTATGTCACTCCAAGTCTGGAATTGACCCTCATGATTTTGGGACCAGGAGCCATCTCCACCTCTAAAGGCAAGACGTTGGAGTCTATTGCCGATATCTTAATTGAGGATACTGAGATTTGGAGGCAGCTGGTGTCATCTGTTGCTGAAGATAAAAGTACATCTGAAGCTGAAGCACACCAGAGTCCTGAGGCAAATACAAAGACTGTTCCAGAGTCACCTAACGAGAATATTGAAACCGTTGAGGAAAAAATTGATACCGGAGATGAAGATCTGATTGTTTTAATTCACTGGGTATGGCCTATCCTTGTGTTCTTGTTCTGGGTGACTTTCAGCCACTTGTGGGTGTATTGGATACTGCATATTTTCTGGATTTTCTTGACGAGTGTTTCCAAGCGAGCTTATTCACCCAGGCCCAAGACAGCTGCTGAGTCTAAGAACTGA
- the LOC135344990 gene encoding leukocyte receptor cluster member 1 homolog, which translates to MNILPLKKWHVRRKENVEKVRHDEAEAKAKEEELKSRAEIAEREARLDFMKKRARERDGVSSDEEDKSSNDKPSSSATPKNINLFSDLEQGVGVQLTNVEHDAEKKAEQEKLEKKIGLLNYLVDKDKSEDPWYVRKKITEESAKSKQKKSSMDPMNQMKEYLTKKRKADDLQQEQLRKSSSTSRTTLTAPSLTLTSSVSERSGTLKSKDKMLAEESIHHTHKHKHKKHKKKNKLREEMKAEKSSQLEKLRQERRKREEVERTRSEAMLKGHYVGGDTTEETACSVVEKPGRYFSQFNPHLTRQRRSDQ; encoded by the exons ATGAACATCCTTCCTCTGAAAAA GTGGCACGTTCGCCGTAAGGAGAATGTTGAAAAAGTGCGTCACGACGAGGCTGAGGCCAAAGCTAaagaggaagagctcaagagtCGAGCAGAGATTGCT GAGCGAGAGGCTAGACTGGACTTTATGAAGAAGAGAGCCAGGGAGAGAGACGGGGTCAGTAGTGATGAGGAGGATAAAAGCAGCAATGACAAACCCTCCAGCTCAGCAACTCCTAAGAATATCAACTTGTTCTCTGATCTAGAGCAGGGT GTTGGTGTGCAGCTGACCAATGTTGAACATGATGCCGAGAAGAAGGCTGAACAGGAGAAACTGGAAAAGAAAATTGGACTGCTCAATTATCTAGTGGACAAAGACA AATCAGAAGACCCTTGGTACGTGCGTAAGAAGATTACTGAAGAAAGTGCAAAATCTAAACAGAAGAAATCAAGCATGGATCCAATGAACCAAATGAAAGAATACCTCACAAAGAAACGAAAAGCTGACGATCTGCAACAAGAACAACTCCGTAAATCATCATCCACAAGTCGTACTACTCTAACCGCTCCTTCATTAACACTCACAAGCTCTGTTTCAGAGAGAAGTGGTACTTTAAAATCGAAAGATAAAATGTTAGCAGAAGAATCAATCCATCACACTCACAAGCATAAACATAAGAAACATAAGAAGAAAAATAAACTCAGGGAAGAAATGAAAGCTGAAAAGAGCTCACAGCTAGAGAAATTACGACAAGAGAGACGGAAAAGAGAAGAAGTCGAGAGAACTAGATCAGAAGCCATGCTCAAGGGTCACTATGTTGGTGGTGATACAACTGAAGAGACTGCTTGTAGTGTAGTAGAGAAACCTGGGAGATACTTTAGTCAGTTTAATCCACACCTTACTAGACAACGCAGAAGTGATCAATAg
- the LOC135344982 gene encoding sodium- and chloride-dependent GABA transporter 1-like → MDEENSENSSIELTQTSYGTSNGKASEANEELHQLDITVSGASDKDVEATDLEASDDGVSSESEGENGKNKKRETWDNKFQFVLSLIGYAVGLGNVWRFSYLCAKNGGSAFLFPYLIMLLLLGIPLFYLELTLGQGTRKGPVGAWKKVAPNLLGVGIAAAIVNSYICLYYNVIIAWVIYYFFSSFTAFLPWGNCFGHVVLGLNSTQRMDLLSNNTGLDWSSCFNSSSEYYWYNTALEASSDIAVAGVFNWRMLLCLMAAWVIIYLCLFKGIQSSGKIIYFTAIFPYVVLVCLFFRAVTLEGAGEGLKFLFLPDEGWSQKLFDPVVWLDAATQIFFSLGLSIGALVSLSSYSKPRNNALVDTVIVCLMNSGTSIFASIIVFSVVGFRALELGIEVSLVSEGPGLAFVIFGEALLRMPGSPFWALLFFVMLFTLGLDSQFATMEGVLTVLRDMKTFRKIRKELLVAIVCAVFFTVSIPFVLGNGVYLFTLFDQFAGSVPLLLIGFFEFIAVGWVYGVKRYFNTYAKAYHPYMIILWTVMWKFVGPLIMLVIFFSSVFREIKDPLKYTVYKNYEEVREGFPPWALFVGSVIIITSVSFIPLVLIVRLVWLKEARTQALDFFIGLKQDTIDLFHKIMRCYTKARGRWSPHEEDDTTALDYQGIHTPPELEGEVPTFSTHIQQ, encoded by the exons ATGGATGAAGAAAACAGTGAAAACTCATCGATAGAACTGACCCAGACCTCATACGGAACCTCTAATGGGAAAGCCAGTGAAGCAAATGAGGAACTTCATCAATTGGACATCACTGTTTCTGGAGCTAGCGATAAAGATGTCGAAGCGACAGACTTGGAAGCGTCTGATGATGGTGTCTCCTCTGAGTCTGAAGGTGAAAATGGAAAGAACAAGAAGCGTGAAACTTGGGACAATAAGTTTCAGTTTGTTTTATCTCTCATTGGTTATGCTGTTGGCCTTGGAAATGTTTGGAGATTCTCCTACCTCTGTGCTAAAAATGGAGGAA GTGCATTTCTGTTTCCTTACCTGATCATGCTGCTTCTGCTCGGCATACCACTGTTTTATTTGGAGCTCACTCTTGGCCAGGGTACCCGCAAGGGACCTGTGGGAGCATGGAAGAAAGTTGCTCCTAATCTGCTTGGAGTGGGGATTGCAGCAGCCATTGTTAACTCATATATTTGTCTCTACTATAACGTCATTATTGCATGGGTTATATACTACTTTTTTAGCTCATTTACTGCGTTTCTGCCATGGGGGAACTGTTTTGGTCATGTGGTTCTCGGTCTGAATAGCACACAGAGGATGGATTTGCTGAGTAACAATACAGGCTTGGATTGGTCCAGCTGCTTCAACTCTTCATCAGA GTACTACTGGTACAACACAGCACTGGAGGCGAGTAGTGACATAGCCGTGGCCGGAGTGTTCAACTGGAGAATGTTACTCTGTCTAATGGCTGCCTGGGTTATCATCTACCTTTGTCTCTTTAAGGGCATTCAGTCCTCAGGCAAG ATAATCTACTTCACTGCCATCTTCCCATATGTGGTGCTCGTGTGTCTGTTCTTCAGAGCAGTCACTCTAGAGGGGGCAGGGGAGGGACTCAAGTTCCTATTCCTGCCTGATGAAGGATGG agtcagAAATTGTTTGACCCTGTTGTTTGGTTGGACGCTGCCACTCAAATATTTTTCTCTCTGGGTCTTTCAATTGGAGCGCTAGTTTCACTGAGCAGCTATAGCAAGCCTCGTAACAATGCCCTGGTCGATACTGTCATTGTGTGCCTCATGAACTCAGGGACGTCCATATTTGCCAGCATCATTGTGTTCAGTGTGGTTGGCTTTAGGGCTCTAGAGCTGGGCATAGAAGTTTCATTG GTATCTGAAGGGCCTGGTCTGGCGTTTGTGATATTTGGTGAGGCTCTCTTGCGAATGCCTGGCTCTCCATTCTGGGCTTTGCTGTTTTTTGTCATGCTATTCACTCTGGGCCTGGACAGTCAGTTTGCTACCATGGAGGGAGTCCTCACTGTGCTCAGGGACATGAAGACCTTCAGGAAGATCAGGAAGGAGCTGCTAGTAG CTATCGTGTGTGCAGTATTCTTCACAGTGAGCATCCCCTTCGTCCTCGGTAACGGGGTGTACCTGTTTACCTTGTTTGACCAGTTTGCTGGCAGTGTGCCTTTGCTGCTCATCGGGTTCTTTGAGTTCATTGCTGTTGGTTGGGTGTACGGAGTGAAAAG GTATTTCAACACGTATGCCAAAGCCTATCATCCATATATGATCATCCTGTGGACGGTAATGTGGAAGTTCGTTGGTCCTCTCATCATGCTCGTCATCTTTTTTTCGTCTGTGTTTCGGGAGATCAAAGATCCACTAAAATACACAGTGTATAAAAAT TATGAGGAGGTGCGCGAGGGGTTTCCCCCGTGGGCTCTATTTGTGGGTTctgtcatcatcatcacctCTGTCTCATTCATCCCTCTAGTACTCATAGTGAGGCTAGTATGGTTAAAGGAGGCACGAACCCAGGCACTTGATTTCTTTATAGGACTGAAACAGGACACTATTGACTTATTCCACAAAATAAT GCGCTGCTACACTAAAGCTCGAGGGAGGTGGTCTCCTCATGAGGAAGATGACACAACTGCTTTGGACTACCAAGGAATACACACACCTCCCGAACTGGAGGGGGAAGTCCCCACCTTCTCCACCCATATCCAACAATga
- the LOC135344989 gene encoding uncharacterized protein LOC135344989, which translates to MDKVNACTLMLVLCSIQFVDAVLPYEPVQYLSAHLHSPSASPLGDFLKEASAQDAASWMSVAKDNLKKLLADSETSVVLMKGEHILVQHRAKGVELNSSIETPPANVLSIVSIVLPILLEGFDDQVIKDPISKVLKENNPSSFVDILTKLSGSVDEANTLSKLTSNGLVSLRFLSKILGDNARDAWMDAYMALGVASAAPTDKKLMKLTFEDLKQISYSIAHDLVTLSKAKDSKKFPLDDDKYLFGWWFNCPKDSHSNCLIPSAPADTIFSLSPELRLYITPSLELTLIILGPGANSTSRDKSVESIADIIVEDTEIWNTFNPSAVAGSSKRDTMS; encoded by the coding sequence ATGGATAAAGTCAATGCCTGCACATTGATGCTAGTACTTTGCAGCATTCAGTTTGTGGATGCTGTGCTGCCATACGAACCAGTGCAGTACCTTTCGGCTCATCTTCACTCTCCATCCGCCTCACCTCTGGGAGATTTTCTGAAAGAAGCGAGTGCACAAGATGCTGCTAGTTGGATGTCTGTTGCTAAGGATAATTTGAAGAAGTTGCTAGCTGACTCGGAAACAAGTGTTGTGCTAATGAAAGGAGAACATATTTTGGTGCAGCATCGAGCCAAAGGGGTTGAATTAAACTCTAGTATCGAAACTCCTCCAGCTAATGTTTTATCGATAGTGAGCATTGTTCTACCAATTCTTCTTGAAGGTTTCGATGATCAAGTTATCAAAGACCCAATCAGCAAAGTGCTGAAAGAAAACAATCCAAGTAGTTTTGTTGACATTCTTACCAAGCTATCTGGCTCTGTTGATGAAGCTAACACTCTGTCTAAGCTCACAAGCAACGGCTTAGTTTCTCTTCGATTCTTGAGCAAGATACTAGGAGATAATGCGAGAGATGCATGGATGGATGCATACATGGCTCTTGGAGTAGCTAGTGCCGCTCCAACtgacaaaaaattaatgaaattGACGTTTGAAGACCTCAAGCAAATCTCATACTCCATCGCACATGACCTTGTTACACTAAGTAAGGCGAAAGATTCAAAAAAGTTCCCCCTCGATGATGACAAGTATTTATTTGGTTGGTGGTTTAATTGTCCGAAAGACTCTCATTCCAACTGCCTCATTCCCAGTGCTCCCGCAGACACGATTTTCTCACTCAGCCCTGAACTTCGATTGTACATCACCCCCAGTCTGGAGCTGACCCTGATCATCCTAGGACCAGGGGCCAACTCCACGTCTAGAGACAAGAGTGTGGAGTCCATTGCCGATATCATAGTTGAAGATACGGAGATTTGGAATACGTTCAATCCATCTGCTGTTGCAGGAAGTTCTAAAAGAGACACGATGTCATAG